A single Macaca mulatta isolate MMU2019108-1 chromosome 11, T2T-MMU8v2.0, whole genome shotgun sequence DNA region contains:
- the FICD gene encoding protein adenylyltransferase FICD, which translates to MMLMPMASVMAVTEPKWVSVWGRFLWVTLLSMVLGSLLALLLPLGAVEEQCLAVLKGFYLLRSKLDRAQHAAAKCSSPSTELSITSRGVTLLVAKTKASPAGKLEARAALNQALEMKRQGKREKAQKLFMHALKMDPDFVDALTEFGIFSEEDKDIIQADYLYTRALTISPYHEKALVSRDRTLPLVEEIDQRYFSIIDSKVKKIMSIPKGNSALRRVMEETYYHHIYHTVAIEGNTLTLSEIRHILETRYAVPGKSLEEQNEVIGMHAAMKYINTTLVSRIGSVTISDVLEIHRRVLGYVDPVEAGRFRTTQVLVGHHIPPHPQDVEKQMQEFVQWLNSEDAMNLHPVEFAALAHYKLVYIHPFIDGNGRTSRLLMNLILMQAGYPPITIRKEQRSEYYHVLEAANEGDVRPFIRFIAKCTETTLDTLLFATTEYSVALPEAQPNHSGFKETLPVKPSP; encoded by the exons ATGATGCTCATGCCGATGGCTTCAGTGATGGCGGTGACTGAACCGAAATGGGTCTCAGTCTGGGGCCGCTTCCTCTGGGTGACGCTGCTGAGCATGGTGCTGGGGTCCCTGCTGGCCCTGCTGCTGCCCCTGGGGGCTGTGGAAGAGCAGTGCTTGGCTGTGCTCAAAGGCTTCTACCTGCTCAGGAGCAAACTGGACAGGGCGCAGCATGCCGCCGCCAAGTGCAGCAGCCCATCCACGGAGCTCAGCATCACCTCCAGGGGCGTGACGCTGCTGGTGGCCAAGACCAAGGCCTCTCCAG CAGGTAAGTTGGAAGCCAGAGCCGCCCTGAACCAGGCCCTGGAGATGAAGCGCCAGGGCAAGCGGGAAAAAGCCCAAAAGCTCTTCATGCATGCCCTCAAGATGGATCCGGACTTCGTGGACGCACTCACCGAGTTTGGCatcttctcagaagaagacaaggacATCATCCAGGCGGACTATTTGTACACCAGAGCATTGACCATCTCGCCCTACCATGAGAAAGCGCTGGTCAGCCGTGATCGGACGCTCCCACTCGTGGAGGAGATCGATCAGAGGTATTTCAGCATCATCGACAGCAAAGTGAAGAAGATCATGTCCATCCCCAAGGGGAACTCGGCTCTGCGCAGGGTCATGGAGGAGACCTACTACCATCACATCTACCACACAGTGGCCATCGAGGGCAACACCCTCACCCTCTCAGAAATCAGGCACATCCTGGAGACCCGCTACGCCGTGCCCGGGAAGAGCCTGGAGGAGCAGAACGAGGTCATCGGCATGCACGCGGCCATGAAGTACATCAACACAACCCTGGTTTCGCGCATCGGCTCCGTCACCATCAGCGACGTGCTGGAGATCCACAGGCGGGTGCTGGGCTACGTGGACCCCGTGGAAGCTGGCAGGTTTCGGACGACACAGGTCCTGGTCGGACACCACATCCCTCCCCATCCGCAGGATGTGGAAAAGCAGATGCAGGAGTTTGTACAGTGGCTCAACTCTGAGGATGCCATGAACCTGCACCCGGTGGAGTTTGCAGCCTTAGCCCATTATAAACTCGTTTACATCCACCCTTTCATTGACGGCAACGGGAGGACCTCCCGCCTGCTCATGAACCTCATCCTCATGCAGGCGGGCTACCCGCCCATCACCATCCGCAAGGAGCAGCGGTCTGAGTACTACCACGTGCTGGAAGCTGCCAACGAGGGCGATGTGAGGCCTTTCATTCGCTTCATCGCCAAGTGTactgagaccaccctggacacCCTGCTTTTTGCCACAACTGAGTACTCGGTGGCACTGCCAGAAGCCCAGCCCAACCACTCTGGGTTCAAGGAGACGCTTCCTGTGAAGCCCTCACCCTAG